The genomic segment GCCCAGGGAAACTTCCACAGGCTCTTCAGCCTGCAGGTGAGTTCGGGCAATCAATCGACCGCGACGCAAGAGGCGACTGACTCGACCTCGATGGGTCTTGAGCACTCTTGCGATCTGGTCGAGGCTCAGGTTGCCGAGCAGCCTCAACATCAAGGCTGAGATGGCTCGAATGTTGTGCGGTGAATCACGGTTCACCGAGATCAGATAGGTCCACAGATCGTGGTTGGGCCGGTCGAGATCGACCTTGGCCCCTCGCTTGTCTCTGACTGACATACGCCTCCATTGCGCAACAGCGACGGTTTGGGTGCAGACAACGGGCCAGTGCCCATTCTCTTTTCGTCCAACCGGATCTTGTTGCGCGAGGTGTTTATGTCATCCGACGATGTTTTGCCGATCGATCCCGTGATTTCTGATGAAATCGAGCTCCGACAGGC from the Planctopirus limnophila DSM 3776 genome contains:
- a CDS encoding sigma-70 RNA polymerase sigma factor region 4 domain-containing protein, with product MSVRDKRGAKVDLDRPNHDLWTYLISVNRDSPHNIRAISALMLRLLGNLSLDQIARVLKTHRGRVSRLLRRGRLIARTHLQAEEPVEVSLG